In one Zalophus californianus isolate mZalCal1 chromosome 10, mZalCal1.pri.v2, whole genome shotgun sequence genomic region, the following are encoded:
- the LOC113933341 gene encoding OCIA domain-containing protein 1-like, protein MNGRADFREPNAEVPRPIPHIGADYIPTEEERRVFAECNDEIFRFRSVPLAATSMLITQGLISKGILSSHPKYGSIPKLIFACIMGYFAGKPSYVKTCQEKFRNLGNSPLGKALRSALQSWRSSPSGHYSQKSKYDSNLGGHSSFVTSPAADNIEKAMLPHYEPIPFSASMTESTPTGITDHIAQGPDPNPEESPKTKNITYEELRNKNRESYEVTLTHKTDPSVRPMQERMPKKEVKLNKYGDTWDE, encoded by the coding sequence ATGAATGGGAGGGCTGATTTTCGAGAGCCAAATGCAGAAGTTCCAAGACCAATTCCCCACATAGGGGCTGATTACATTccaacagaagaagaaagaagagtcttCGCAGAGTGCAATGATGAAATCTTCCGGTTCAGATCTGTTCCTTTGGCTGCAACAAGTATGTTGATTACTCAAGGATTAATTAGTAAAGGAATCCTTTCAAGTCATCCCAAATATGGTTCCATCCCTAAACTTATATTTGCTTGTATCATGGGATACTTTGCTGGAAAGCCTTCTTATGTGAAAACTTGCCAAGAGAAGTTCAGAAATCTTGGGAATTCCCCTCTGGGAAAAGCTTTACGCTCAGCTTTACAGTCATGGCGATCTTCACCATCTGGGCACTATTCTCAGAAGTCAAAATATGACTCAAATTTGGGTGGTCATTCATCTTTTGTGACATCTCCAGCAGCAGACAACATAGAAAAAGCGATGCTTCCTCATTATGAGCCAATTCCATTCAGTGCTTCTATGACTGAATCTACTCCCACTGGTATTACTGATCATATTGCTCAAGGACCTGATCCCAACCCTGAAGAAAGTCCTAAGacaaaaaatattacatatgaGGAATTAAGGAATAAGAACAGAGAGTCATATGAAGTAACTTTAACACATAAGACTGACCCCTCCGTCAGGCCTATGCAAGAAAGAATGccaaaaaaagaagtcaaactaaACAAATATGGAGATACTTGGGATGAGTGA